ATGACAACCCCACAGCCCCGATGGACAGTCCCGCGCTGAAACGGCCTTCCTTGCGGAAGAAGCAGGTAATCAACACTGCCGCCCCCAACGGAGCTGCCAACGCCAGCCATAAGAGGTTTTCCGGGTGCTCCATGCCGTTAAAGTTTCATCGAAGTCAAATCGTCTGCATGCGTCGTCTGCGCCCGGCGGTATAAGGCCACCAACAGCGCCAGCCCCACCGCCACCTCTGCCGCCGCCACGGTGATGATGAAAAAGACCATGACCTGGCCGTCCACGTGGTTGTTATAACGGGAAAAGGCCACCAAGGCCAAATTGGCGGCATTAAGCATCAACTCCAATGACATGTACATCAGGATAAGGCTTCGCCGCAAAATGACTCCCAGCAATCCCAGACCAAACAGGAGCACACTCACCGTCAGATAATGCTCGAGGCCCACGCTCATTTGACCTCCTTTTTGCTGAGCACCATGGCCCCAATCATGGCCACCAGCAGCAAAAGCCCCACCAGTTCAAAGGGCAATAAAAAGCCGGGGCTGTTGCCCTGCGCGTTGAACAGGGCGCGCCCCAGCACGGGTGTTTCCCCCTCGAGTAACGGTTGGGCCCCCTGCCCTGGAGAAGCTAGCCATACTGTTTGCAAAACAATAAACGCCAGCCCCCCCACCGCCACCAGGCCGGCCAGCAAGGCGGTGTGGCGCAACCGTTGTTTTTCCTCCTCCTTCAAATCCAGCAGCATGATGACAAATAAAAACAGCACCATCACCGCCCCGGCATACACCAGAATTTGAATGGCTGCCAAAAAATAGGCATGCAACAGGACAAACAGTCCGGCCAGCGACACAATCGTCAACACCAAGAACATGGCGCTGGTCACCGGATTCCGGCTGAACGGATTGGCCACCACCAAAAAGGCGGAAGCCAACGCCAGCGCGGCAAATATGTAAAACAACACGTCAGTCATGCGCGTCGCCGCTCATTCCTTGCGCTCCGGATTAAACACTTCCTGCTTCTGGGCTTCGAGCGCTTTCTTTTTCCACTTCATGATGGGGTCCTGATGCACCCCGCCCAACGCGAGCAGTTTCTCCATGTTGTAAATCATCTCCTCCCGGCTCTGCCCATTGAGCGAATAATCCTTCATCAGGAAAATGGCCTCCTCCGGGCACACCTCCTGGCAAAAACCGCAGAAGATGCAGCGGAGCATGTTAATTTCAAATTCCTTGGGGCGTTTTTCCACGTTGCCGGTGGTGGGGTCCACTTCCGGCCCGGGCGGGGTGATTTTGATGGCCTTGGGAGGGCATACAAACTCACAAAGCTGGCAGGACACACATTTGGTCCTGCCCTCCTGGTCCTTCACCAGATACGGCGCCCCCCGGTAACCCTCCTTCACTGTCCACGGCACTTCCGGATAATACCCTCCGGCCGTGACCACTGCCGCATTGCGACGCCGGAACAGCGTGTTCACAAAATGCCGCCAGGTGACCTTGAAACCGGCCCAAAAAGCCGGCAGGAACAAGCGTTCCCAAAACGTCAGTTTTTTACGCGGCACTATCACAACAGCATCTCCTACGCCCCCGCCCGCCACCAAAGCCAGAGGGCCATGGCTAAAATATTGGCCAATCCCAGCGGCACAAAACGCCGCCAGCCCAAATCCATCAGTTGGTCATAGCGAAACCGCGGCAGCATCCAGCGTACCCAGATGAAAAAGACCATGAACACCGCCACTTTGGCTAGAAATATCAGGATGTGCAGGATGCCCATGCCCACCGTCTGCGCCGGTTGATCCAATCCAAACCACGGCAGCGTCCATCCCCCGAAAAACAGCGTCACCATCATCGCCGAGGCGGCAATCATGTTGGCATACTCGCCCATGAAAAACAGGGCAAACTTGATGGAGCTGTATTCCACGTTGTATCCCCCCGCCAGCTCCTGTTCCGCCTCGGGCAGGTCAAACGGCAGCCGGTTAGTCTCCGCAAAAGCGGCCGCCAGGAAGATCAGGAACGCCAGGGCGGTCATGGGACTTTGAAACACCATCCAGTTGGGCAGCGGCAGCCAGCTCGCCAGCCATCCGGTTTGCGCCGCGACGAGCCGGCTTAGATTCAAATCGCCCGCCAGCATCAGCACCGGGATTACGGATAATCCCATGGCAATTTCATAGGAAATCATTTGAGCGCTTGAACGAATGCCGCCCAAAAAAGGATACTTGGAATTGGCCGCATAGCCCGCCAGCACAATCCCATACACCCCCAGGGAAACGATGCCGAAGGTGTAAAGGATGCCCACGTTCAAATCTGCGATGACCATCTTTTGCTGGCCAATTTGCGAACCAAAAGGAATGACCGCCACTGTCACCAAACCAGGTATCATGACGGCGGCTGGCGCCAGCCAGTACCACACCCGGCGCACATGGGCCGGCATGAAATCCTCCTTCAGAAACGACTTCACCGCGTCGGCGATGGGCTGCCAGATTCCCCCGGGCCCCGCCCGGTTGGGACCCACTCGGTCCTGAATGGCCGCGCATAACCGCCGCTCCAGCAGCACCACATATGCCACCATGAACATCAGCACGGCAAACACCCCAAGGATTTTTACCGCGCTGAAGAGCGCGAATTGCTGTCCGGCGGTTAAATTGTTAAACCAGTCCATGAATTCAAGGTGTTCCGACGGCCGGTGTGGTCATATTTTCACGTCCACCCCGGTATCTCCAAGCTGTTCCCACCGCACCCCCCCGAGGGCGGGCACTTCGCGGCTGAGATGGTTAAATAACGCTTCCACGCTGGCAAAGCTGTTTTCGCCCGCCAGATTATGCGCCAGTTCGCCCAGCCATTCCATTTCGGGCCGCGCCTGCCCCGGCGGTTCCACCGCTTTCCAGAAACGCTGCCATCGTCCCTTGGCACTAATAAAACTTCCCCGTTTCTCGGCGTGGGCGCAGCCGGGCAACACATAATGCGCCCGCCGCGTGGTTTCGTTGGGCAGGATGTCGCTGACCACCAAGGTTTCCAGTTTGGCCAGCAATTCTGGACCCAACCCGCATCGGGTCACATCTTCGCCGATGACGATGAGCGTACGAATGGCGCCGGCGGCGATACCCTCGGCCATACGCCGCATATTGGCGCCCATTTCATCGCCGCACAAGCCCATCAGCCGCACGCCGTTGCTGTTGGGATTTTTGTCGGCATGCACCAGCAAATAATCAGGTTGTCCCACGCGAGGAACGGCATCGGTGATGGCTCCCAGTTTATTGGCCAGCACCCGCAGCAGATACAACTCCTCCACCGTCTGCCGCGCCGAAATGACCATGGCGACCGACCCCGCCGGCGCCGCCCGCAAACGCCCGCTGATTTCGGGAATGACCTTCGACCAATC
This is a stretch of genomic DNA from Fontisphaera persica. It encodes these proteins:
- a CDS encoding complex I subunit 1/NuoH family protein, encoding MDWFNNLTAGQQFALFSAVKILGVFAVLMFMVAYVVLLERRLCAAIQDRVGPNRAGPGGIWQPIADAVKSFLKEDFMPAHVRRVWYWLAPAAVMIPGLVTVAVIPFGSQIGQQKMVIADLNVGILYTFGIVSLGVYGIVLAGYAANSKYPFLGGIRSSAQMISYEIAMGLSVIPVLMLAGDLNLSRLVAAQTGWLASWLPLPNWMVFQSPMTALAFLIFLAAAFAETNRLPFDLPEAEQELAGGYNVEYSSIKFALFFMGEYANMIAASAMMVTLFFGGWTLPWFGLDQPAQTVGMGILHILIFLAKVAVFMVFFIWVRWMLPRFRYDQLMDLGWRRFVPLGLANILAMALWLWWRAGA
- the nuoK gene encoding NADH-quinone oxidoreductase subunit NuoK — its product is MSVGLEHYLTVSVLLFGLGLLGVILRRSLILMYMSLELMLNAANLALVAFSRYNNHVDGQVMVFFIITVAAAEVAVGLALLVALYRRAQTTHADDLTSMKL
- a CDS encoding NADH-quinone oxidoreductase subunit J, with translation MTDVLFYIFAALALASAFLVVANPFSRNPVTSAMFLVLTIVSLAGLFVLLHAYFLAAIQILVYAGAVMVLFLFVIMLLDLKEEEKQRLRHTALLAGLVAVGGLAFIVLQTVWLASPGQGAQPLLEGETPVLGRALFNAQGNSPGFLLPFELVGLLLLVAMIGAMVLSKKEVK
- a CDS encoding NuoI/complex I 23 kDa subunit family protein; this encodes MIVPRKKLTFWERLFLPAFWAGFKVTWRHFVNTLFRRRNAAVVTAGGYYPEVPWTVKEGYRGAPYLVKDQEGRTKCVSCQLCEFVCPPKAIKITPPGPEVDPTTGNVEKRPKEFEINMLRCIFCGFCQEVCPEEAIFLMKDYSLNGQSREEMIYNMEKLLALGGVHQDPIMKWKKKALEAQKQEVFNPERKE